A region of Bacillus rossius redtenbacheri isolate Brsri chromosome 2, Brsri_v3, whole genome shotgun sequence DNA encodes the following proteins:
- the LOC134529268 gene encoding uncharacterized protein LOC134529268 — MRNRSWRNVWKEYVQIAKKKIVFSNFAKEDTVTYEKWIIKKEVIVVEGKTKTCTKYKKDSLQCSLGDLVSELEGIFPKFMSHVNNMCHQHREMAKLKKKLPPNSIVIHMDFSENYNCKVSQEIQAFHFGGSREQVSIHTVMVYYRNETSELPMKKAYCTLSDSLRHDPVAIMAHLQPIFTEIKQLVLSITSLHFLSDGPSTQYRNRKMFALSTYIASCFPVAESITWNYSESGHGKGAPDGLGGTLKHTAEYLVAQGKDISDFSTRVLELTDHVKGITVISVPKECIEQFSNTLDLRTPKPFKGTLRVHQVTWARNETNSRLHFRRLSCFRCRPSRSHYDIGYLDISNDDEKPPEITHSSLPQKRLKYSDVYSSYDSECEETKGTLLKKIHDDDLVNTFVVVEYKSKKSVRTTLGWFSRRKWVAFV, encoded by the exons ATGAGGAACAGATCATGGAGAAATGTTTGGAAAGAATATGTGCAGATTGCAAagaagaaaattgtgttttcaaattttGCAAAAGAAGATACTGTGACTTATGAGAAGTGGATCATAAAGAAAGAAGTGATTGTTGTTGAAGGAAAAACCAAAACCTGTACGAAATATAAAAAGGATTCCCTTCAGTGCTCATTGGGTGATTTAGTCTCTGAATTAGAGGGCATTTTCCCCAAGTTCATGTCCCATGTAAATAACATGTGTCACCAACACAGAGAAATggccaaattgaaaaaaaaattgcccccTAATTCCATAGTTATTCACATGGATTTCTcagaaaattataactgtaaagtATCCCAAGAAATCCAAGCATTTCATTTTGGTGGCTCACGCGAGCAAGTCAGTATCCACACTGTTATGGTGTACTACAGGAACGAAACATCTGAACTACCAATGAAGAAAGCATATTGTACACTGTCTGACAGCTTGCGGCATGATCCTGTCGCTATTATGGCTCATCTACAACCAATATTCACAGAAATCAAACAACTTGTACTAAGCATAACAAGTCTACACTTTCTTAGTGATGGACCAAGTACACAATATAGGAACCGCAAAATGTTTGCACTTAGTACATACATTGCTAGTTGCTTCCCAGTAGCTGAAAGTATTACATGGAATTACAGCGAGAGTGGTCATGGGAAAGGTGCGCCTGATGGTCTGGGTGGAACACTAAAGCACACAGCAGAGTACCTGGTAGCTCAAGGAAAGGACATATCTGACTTCAGTACACGTGTACTTGAGTTGACAGACCATGTGAAAGGCATAACAGTGATAAGTGTTCCGAAGGAATGTATCGAGCAGTTCTCGAATACTTTGGATCTTCGAACACCAAAACCTTTCAAAGGGACTCTCCGAGTTCACCAAGTAACATGGGCACGGAATGAAACAAATTCCAGACTACATTTCCGGAGGTTAAGCTGTTTCAGATGTCGTCCATCACGTTCACATTATGACATAGGATATCTTGATATATCCAATGATGATGAGAAACCACCAGAAATAACTCATT CTTCTCTTCCTCAGAAGCGATTGAAATATAGTGATGTGTACAGCAGTTATGATTCAGAGTGTGAGGAAACAAAAGGAACACTTCTAAAGAAGATTCATGATGATGACTTAGTGAACACTTTTGTTGTTGTTGAATACAAATCCAAGAAAAGTGTAAGAACTACATTGGGATGGTTCTCTCGAAGGAAATGGGTGGCTTTTGTGTGA